CGCGGGCAGGCGGGCCGGAGCTGAGCCCGACCCCGGTCCGTGAGCCCGCACGACAGTTACCGCGTGCTCTCCGTGACGTGGAGGTCAGCGCTTACGGTCGCTCGGGGCAGTGTGGGGGACTTCTCCGAGCTCGGTGACTTCCCGCGCGACGTCGTGCAACTTGCGGTTCAGATGGTTACTCGCCGTACGCAGCAACTGGAACGCCTGCTCCTCGGTGATCTTGTGCGCGCTCATGAGGATGCCGACCGCCGCACCGATCTGCCGACTCGTCGTCAAGGCATCACCGAGACTCTGCGCCCGGCGCTCGCTGTCCGCGTGCGACATCAGCGTCGTCGCGTGGATGGCGAACAGTGTTCCGGCAGAGATGAAGTCGTCGAAAGCGCCAGGGGTGGCCGAGTACATGTTCAAAGCCGTCGGCGCAGGTTCGTCGAGGAGATGGAACGAGAGCACGCTCTTGACCCGCCCATCCGCCACGACGAGCTCCCGGAACTGTGGCCAGCGCTGGTCCTCGGTGAGATCCGCGCTCCACACGGGCTGGCGGGAACGCGCAGCGTCCAGGCAAGGGCCGTTCCCGGCCGCGTACTGCATCTGATCGACCTCACTCGCTGTGGAGTCAGAGGCGCAGATCGTCCGCGGCGGCTTATTGTCCGGGCGCATCGTGATGCAGGCCCAGTCGCAGGCCGGGATCGCGGTCTTGGCCAGTTCCACCAGACGTTGTCGCGCGTCGACCGGTGAACCGCCGGCCAAGAGGAAACTGCTGAGGCTCCCGAAGCTCCGCGCGAGGTCCTGATCCACATCCGCAACCATGTCGATTTCTCCTTTCGAAGTACCTCGGGCGTATCGCGGTACCGACCATCCGGTCGTCCCCCCCGATCAACTATCCCATGCCATCGCACGCCGGCGAACTACCCCGCTGCGGGCGCCCCGGTGAGGAGTAGGAGGTGCGCCCGGGATGAAGAGCCCTTCCGTGCGGTCTGCAGCGTGCCACGGCCCAGCACGCTCACTAGCGTCGAGGGACCAAAGGTTGCCGTTGCGACGATTGACCCCTGATGCGAAGGAGCAAGGACGATGATGCACTCCGTCCACACGACCGACGGTGGAGAGACCACCGGCACCGCCGACAACAACTACAACCTCATCTGGTTCACCGAGCAATGCCTCTCCAACGCCCTGCGACTGCAGACCTACGTCGAGGACGCACGCCGCAGCGGAGATGACGAGCTCGCCGACTTGCTCGGCAAGGCGCAGCACGAGAGCGCCAAGGGCGCAAAGATCGCCAAGGACCTCCTACGTCGCCGCCTCGGGCAGGACTGAGACCCACGGTGGAGCGGGGGCACCCGACCGGTAGGTCCCGGAGAGGCCCGGCCGCCGGGCGTAACCATACGCTCTCAGGCATGGGAATCGACCGAATCCGGCCGCTCATCGGGCGAGCTGTGACGGTGACCGACCAGGGCACCGTGCTCGCAGAGGGCGTCCTGCAGCACGCCCGCCAAGAGCGAGCGACCTACAGGCCTAATCCCGGCAGCGGCACCTGGTCCGGAGACGTGCTCGTACTGGTCGTCGGAGACAAAACGCTGGAAGTAAGCACGAGCATCAACGTTGAGGCTGCCGGGCCGGGGGATACCCTAACCTGACGGATGCGCGGCAGGTTCGGCCGTGAATACTCGTGTGCAAACTGGCGGGTCGTTGAGCCACCCTACTTGCGGCCCCGCGCAACTCGCGGTGATCAGCCCCCGGCCACCAGAGTCCACGAACGCGTCGACAACGGCATGACTTCATACACCTAGATGGTGCTGCGCCTGCCAGCCACTTCGAAGGCTGAGCGGACCCACGGGTCATACCTCGTCAGAGGTCCGGCGCGTCGGCAGAATGGTAGGTATGAGGCGACTGGGAGAGCTGGTTCGACGGCCCGAGTTCAGTACTGAACTGCTCCAGATCCTCAAGGGCGTGATCGCGGCGACGGCGGCATGGTGGCTCTCCCTCGAGGTGCTGGATTCCATGTTGCCCTTCCTCGCGCCGTGGACGGCGCTACTCACCGTGCACGCCACGGTGCACAGGTCACTCTCGCGAGGCGCGCAGACGACGGCGGCCTCCGCGATCGGCGTCGGCCTGTCGTTCATGATCGGGGCATTTCTCGGAGTGAGCGTATGGACGTTCGCCCTGGCCCTTTTCGTCGGCCTCGCTGGTTCGCGATTGTCATGGATCCGCGACGAAGGAGTCGCCATCGCGACCACCGCGATCTTTGTCCTCGGCAGCGGCTTCTCCCAGCAGCAGCCCCTGCTGCTGGACCGCATCATCGAGGTCGGCGTCGGCGTCGGAGTCGGGGTCCTCGTCAATCTTCTGATCATCCCTCCGCTGCGTGATCAGCAGGCCTCCCGGAACGTGGACCGCCTCAACCGCCGGATGGGCGACGTCCTCATCAACATGGCCGATGAGTTCGCCTCCTCCTGGGAGACCGACAAGGCCGATGCCTGGCATGAAGAGATCGAGTCGATGAGCGAGGAGCTGAACACAGCCTGGCAGTCGGTCCGCTTCGCCCGCGAGAGCAGAAAGGCCAACCCGCGATACCGCCTGACCCGAGCCAGGGGGCGGTCGCGCGATGGGTCCGCGCCGGGTCGCGAGGCGAGCTACGAGGAGATCCTCCAACGTGTCGACGAGGGGATCTCGCACCTTCGTCACCTGGCCCGGTCCCTGCATGACGCCGCCTACGCCGAGGGGGCGTGGGACGAACGCTTCCGCGAACGGTGGGCTGCCATCGTCCGCGACGCCGGACACGCGATCGCCGATCCCCACGTGGACGTGGAGCCGGTCGAGGGCCGGATCACCGCTCTTGCCCGGGAGATGGCCACCGATCGGAGCCTTCCCGAGGAGAGCTGGCCGCTCTACGGCTCCCTCCTGTCCAGCATGCGCCATATCGCCGTCATCGTCGACGATGTCGCCTCGGCCCGCGAAGCACGCGAAGCGACGACCGAGAACCCGCGGACCTGACAACGAGTCGCCGGCAGGGTGACAGGTGAGGCCGACATCAGCGCGGTCCGGGTCGTCCCTACGGTGGGCGCGCTCCCGTGCAGGTCCTCGACGGGTCGAGAAGCCTCTGTCTCCCGGCGAGATCAGGGGCTCGGGGTGCCCCCGTTGACGTTGAGCGTCTCGCCGATGACATAGCTGGATTCCGGCGAGGTGAGGAAGACGTAGGCGGGTGCGAGCTCGGTGGGCTGCCCGGCCCTGCCCAGCGGGGTGTTCTTCCCGAAGTCGGGCAGTGCGTCCTTGGGCTGGCCGTCAGAGACCTGTAGAGGGGTCCAGATGGGTCCGGGGGCGACGGCGTTGACCCGGATCCCACGGGGTGCGAGCTGCTGCCCGAGCCCCTTGGTGAAGTTGTTGATCGCCGCCTTGGTCGAGGCGTAGTCGAGAAGGTGAGGTGAGGGGTTATAGGCCTGGATCGAGGTCGAGTTCACGATCGTCGCCCCCGGCTCCAGGTGCCGCAGTGCCGCTTTCGAGACTCGGTAGATCGCGCGGATGTTCACCTCGAAGGTCGACGCCCACTGCTCGTCGTCGAGATCCTCGACCTGCTCGACCGAGATCTGCCGGCCCGCGTTGTTCACGAGGGCGTCGAGGCCGCCGAGCCCGGCGGCTGCCTCGTCGACCACCGCGCTGCAGTACTCAGCGTCCGCGAGGTCGCCGGGCAGCAGCAGCGCCGTGCGCCCGCTCTCCTCGATGACACGACTGATGTACTGCGCGTCCTCCTCTTCCGCAGGCAGGTAGGACAGGGCGACGTCCGCACCTTCGCGGGCGAAAGCGATCGCGACCGCTGCCCCGATGCCGGAGTCCGCCCCCGTGATCAGCGCACGTCGGCCCTGAAGGCGTCCCGTGCCGCGGTAGGAGTGTTCCCCGCGATCGGTCTGGGGTACGAGCTCCGCATCGAGGCCCGGCTCGGCCTGGTCCTGCTTCGGAGGGGTGATTTCCGGGAAGCGCTCGACCGGATTCTGGAAGGTCAGCTGGTCTGTTGCCATGGTCATACCTCTCTTCGACGGCTCATGTGAGTCCATGAGCGGTGGTCAGTGACGACTGGGGTCTAGCACCACCTTGATGCAGCCGTCGTGCTTCTTCTGGAATGTTTCGTATGCAGAGGCTGCCTCCTCGAGCGGGAGGCGGTGGGTGACAAGGTCCGTCACGCCCAGGGGGTCGCTGGGATCTTCGACCAGGGGGAGGAGGTCGTCGGTCCACGCGCGGACGTTGCACTGGCCCATCCGGAGCTGGATCTGCTTGTCGAACATCGACAGCAGCGGCATCGGGCTCGCGACACCGCCGTAGACGCCGCTCAGCGACACCGTCCCGCCGCGGCGCACCAGGTCGAGGCTGGCGTGAAGCGCCGCGAGGCGATCGATTCCCACGGTCTCCATGGCCTTCTGGCCCACGGCCTTCGGCAGATGGCCGACGACCTGGTGCGCGGCGCGCGCCACCGGGCTGCCGTGGGCTTCCATCCCTACCGCATCGACGACGGCGTCCGGCCCACGTCCGTCCGTTGCTTCCCGGATCGCGTCCACGCTCAGCGGCGTCTGGTCGAAGACCTCGACCCCGTGCCGCGCCGCCATCGCCCGTCGCTCGGGAACAGGATCGATGGCGAACACGCGGTTGCCGAGGTGGACCCCGATGCGGGCGGCGAACTGCCCCACCGGGCCCAGCCCCATCACGGCCAACGATCCTCCCTCGGGCACGTCGGCGTACTTCACTCCCTGCCAGGCCGTCGGCAGGATGTCGCTGAGGAAGAGGTACCTCTCGTCGGGCAGATCCTTGCCCACGGTGATCAGTCCGTAGTCCGCATGCGGGACCCGCAGCTGCTCGGCCTGCCCGCCGGGGACCTGCCCGTACAGCTTCGAGAACCCGAACAGCGACGCGCCCGACCCCTGCTCGGTGACCTGGGTCGTCTCGCACTGTGACTGGAGCCCGCGGGAGCACATCCAGCAGTGACCGCAGGAAATGTTGAACGGGACGACGACCCGGTCGCCAACTTGCACTCGGCTGACGCCCGATCCGATCTGCTCGACGATCCCCATCGACTCGTGCCCGAGCACATCGCCAGCGGTCATGTAGGGACCCAGCACTTCGTAGAGGTGCAGGTCGGAGCCGCAGATCGCGGTCGAAGTGATTCGGACGATCGCATCCCCGGCATCCTGGAGCTGCGGATCGGGAACGTCCTGGACGCTCACGTTGCGCGTGCCCTGCCACGTCACTGCTCTCACGGGGTGTTTCCTCCTGTAGTCGAGGGATCGACGTTCACAAGGCTCCTCACCAAGGACGCCAGGCCTCCGATCAGGCTATCGGTACCTGCCACCAAGGACCAGCAGAGCGGCCGATCGGTAAGCACACGCCACCTCGGGTCGCGGGGCGAGTGGGGCGCACCGGCTGCAATGGATCTCGCGATCGGCGTGCACAGCACGTATAATCCCCATAGGTTCTCCCTACCCGGTTCGCGTGAGCCGCGAAAGGCCGCACGGAGGCTGCCATGACGAGAAAAACCCCGCCTCCAACCGGGAGGTCGAGAGGCGGGAGCGTGGCCACGCTCGGAACTGCCGCACGGATAGGTGACATCTTGACCTGCCCTACGGTTTGGTTTCCACTCTTGGTCGCTAGCTTCCGGTGGTGGTGAGTGCCCGCGGGATGCGGGCGAGGTCGTAGTCGTGGGGTGTCGCGTACTCGAGGGAGGAGTGTCGTCGACGACGGTTGTAGAACACCTCGATGTACTCGAAGATCGCGTTCGCGAGCTCGATGCGCGTCTTCCACTTCTTCCGGTTCAGCAGCTCAATCTGCATCGTCGACCAGAACGACTCCATCATCGCATTGTCGAGGCCATCGCCGACGGTCCCGAACGACGGCAGC
This genomic interval from Brachybacterium aquaticum contains the following:
- a CDS encoding FUSC family protein; this translates as MRRLGELVRRPEFSTELLQILKGVIAATAAWWLSLEVLDSMLPFLAPWTALLTVHATVHRSLSRGAQTTAASAIGVGLSFMIGAFLGVSVWTFALALFVGLAGSRLSWIRDEGVAIATTAIFVLGSGFSQQQPLLLDRIIEVGVGVGVGVLVNLLIIPPLRDQQASRNVDRLNRRMGDVLINMADEFASSWETDKADAWHEEIESMSEELNTAWQSVRFARESRKANPRYRLTRARGRSRDGSAPGREASYEEILQRVDEGISHLRHLARSLHDAAYAEGAWDERFRERWAAIVRDAGHAIADPHVDVEPVEGRITALAREMATDRSLPEESWPLYGSLLSSMRHIAVIVDDVASAREAREATTENPRT
- a CDS encoding GAF and ANTAR domain-containing protein → MVADVDQDLARSFGSLSSFLLAGGSPVDARQRLVELAKTAIPACDWACITMRPDNKPPRTICASDSTASEVDQMQYAAGNGPCLDAARSRQPVWSADLTEDQRWPQFRELVVADGRVKSVLSFHLLDEPAPTALNMYSATPGAFDDFISAGTLFAIHATTLMSHADSERRAQSLGDALTTSRQIGAAVGILMSAHKITEEQAFQLLRTASNHLNRKLHDVAREVTELGEVPHTAPSDRKR
- a CDS encoding zinc-dependent alcohol dehydrogenase, encoding MRAVTWQGTRNVSVQDVPDPQLQDAGDAIVRITSTAICGSDLHLYEVLGPYMTAGDVLGHESMGIVEQIGSGVSRVQVGDRVVVPFNISCGHCWMCSRGLQSQCETTQVTEQGSGASLFGFSKLYGQVPGGQAEQLRVPHADYGLITVGKDLPDERYLFLSDILPTAWQGVKYADVPEGGSLAVMGLGPVGQFAARIGVHLGNRVFAIDPVPERRAMAARHGVEVFDQTPLSVDAIREATDGRGPDAVVDAVGMEAHGSPVARAAHQVVGHLPKAVGQKAMETVGIDRLAALHASLDLVRRGGTVSLSGVYGGVASPMPLLSMFDKQIQLRMGQCNVRAWTDDLLPLVEDPSDPLGVTDLVTHRLPLEEAASAYETFQKKHDGCIKVVLDPSRH
- a CDS encoding SDR family oxidoreductase; the protein is MATDQLTFQNPVERFPEITPPKQDQAEPGLDAELVPQTDRGEHSYRGTGRLQGRRALITGADSGIGAAVAIAFAREGADVALSYLPAEEEDAQYISRVIEESGRTALLLPGDLADAEYCSAVVDEAAAGLGGLDALVNNAGRQISVEQVEDLDDEQWASTFEVNIRAIYRVSKAALRHLEPGATIVNSTSIQAYNPSPHLLDYASTKAAINNFTKGLGQQLAPRGIRVNAVAPGPIWTPLQVSDGQPKDALPDFGKNTPLGRAGQPTELAPAYVFLTSPESSYVIGETLNVNGGTPSP